In one Leishmania braziliensis MHOM/BR/75/M2904 complete genome, chromosome 32 genomic region, the following are encoded:
- a CDS encoding putative heat shock protein-like protein, with the protein MIDYYEFLGLNRQSGDDDVAKAYRRYALAYNPQCHSNNADQETVQRNFTMAAQAYTVLSDPKTRAIYDIYGEEGVRHGGTGQQGVPGGINLDLIDPNAVFTRFFGVDNPFQVIGRIDGVKSNQHDFFSAVTGMPPNPPKCPSIEVLLPVTLEDVFYGATRRATWSASHAGMPALDAAATVTEESYEVRVEKGAKTGDHFTVEGRGNTCLGYARGDVVIVVNVMQHTRFRREGDDLVTKATISLRDALCGTTVTVHTMEGRELSILIDEIVDPTYRTRIAGEGLPNHGGVDAPRGDLVIEFTTKFPSFLTAEQKTEIGRILDAD; encoded by the coding sequence ATGATCGACTACTACGAGTTTCTGGGCCTCAACCGGCAGTCGGGCGATGACGATGTGGCCAAGGCCTATCGCCGGTATGCACTTGCTTACAACCCGCAGTGTCATTCCAACAATGCCGACCAAGAGACGGTGCAGCGCAATTTTacgatggcggcgcaggcgtACACTGTGCTCTCGGATCCGAAGACGCGCGCCATCTATGATATCTACGGAGAGGAAGGCGTCCGCCATGGTGGCACCGGTCAACAAGGGGTGCCGGGCGGTATCAACCTTGACTTAATCGATCCCAACGCTGTCTTCACCCGCTTCTTTGGGGTTGACAACCCGTTTCAGGTGATAGGTCGCATTGACGGGGTGAAGAGCAACCAGCATGACTTCTTTAGCGCCGTTACCGGCATGCCGCCGAACCCGCCCAAGTGCCCGTCAATCGAGGTACTGCTGCCGGTGACGCTCGAGGACGTATTTTATGGCGCCACGCGCCGGGCCACGTGGAGTGCGTCGCATGCTGGCATGCCCGCACTTGATGCTGCGGCGACCGTAACGGAGGAGTCCTACGAGGTGCGTGTAGAGAAAGGTGCGAAGACGGGCGACCATTTCACTGTCGAGGGACGTGGCAACACCTGCCTCGGATACGCGCGTGGTGATGTTGTCATAGTGGTGAACGTCATGCAGCATACAAGATTTCGTCGGGAGGGCGACGACCTGGTCACTAAGGCAACCATCTCCCTGCGCGATGCTCTCTGCGGCACCACTGTGACGGTGCATACGATGGAAGGCCGTGAGCTGTCCATCTTGATTGACGAAATTGTGGACCCCACCTACCGCACGCGCATCGCTGGTGAAGGTTTGCCGAACCACGGCGGTGTTGATGCTCCACGCGGCGACCTCGTCATCGAGTTCACCACAAAGTTCCCAAGCTTTTTGACTGCGGAGCAGAAGACGGAGATTGGCCGTATATTGGATGCCGACTAG